The following coding sequences lie in one Pan paniscus chromosome X, NHGRI_mPanPan1-v2.0_pri, whole genome shotgun sequence genomic window:
- the LOC100972038 gene encoding melanoma-associated antigen B10-like codes for MPRGQKSKLRAREKRRQAREEPEPLMGAQATARVGRECSSSSSAHFRSTIQSSIAAKTTSNPHGPQRATCTTTTAAAVSYVRSNESTNNQTEERPRSSQALAANEHMTRSPLDEKVFILVHYLLYKYQMKELIIKAAMLKDIVQIPRRYFSEILGKVSYHLEMVFGLDLKEMDPDRHIYFLINTLVPTHDAKLSDDRRVPRTGLLMTILGVIFTNGNCATEEQIWQVLNVMGLYEGRRHFIFGEPKKIITQDFVRENYLQYQQVPDSDPPRYQFLWGPRAHVETTKMKVLEFLAKIHNTVPSAFPTWYKEALRDEEERAQVRLAARAHIRAVANARSKAIFSRFSHP; via the coding sequence ATGCCTCGGGGTCAAAAGAGTAAGCTTCGTGCCCGTGAGAAACGCCGTCAGGCTCGAGAAGAGCCAGAGCCTCTGATGGGTGCTCAAGCCACTGCAAGAGTGGGAAGAGAatgttcctcctcttcctctgctcATTTCAGGAGTACCATCCAGAGCTCAATTGCTGCCAAGACAACCAGCAATCCCCACGGGCCTCAGAGAGCCACATGCACCACCACTACTGCTGCAGCTGTTTCATATGTAAGATCTAATGAAAGCACCAACAACCAAACGGAGGAAAGACCAAGATCCTCACAGGCCCTGGCTGCCAATGAGCACATGACCAGAAGCCCTCTAGATGAGAAGGTGTTTATTTTGGTGCATTACCTTCTGTACAAGTATCAAATGAAAGAGCTTATTATAAAGGCAGCTATGCTGAAAGATATAGTCCAAATTCCCAGGAGATACTTCAGTGAGATCCTGGGGAAAGTTTCATATCACCTGGAGATGGTCTTTGGACTTGACCTGAAGGAAATGGATCCAGATAGGCACATCTATTTCCTTATCAACACACTGGTACCAACCCATGATGCAAAGTTGAGTGATGACAGACGTGTGCCCAGGACTGGCCTGCTGATGACTATCCTGGGTGTGATCTTCACAAATGGTAATTGTGCCACTGAGGAACAAATCTGGCAGGTATTGAATGTGATGGGGTTATATGAGGGGAGGAGGCACTTCATTTTTGGGGAGCCCAAGAAGATCATCACCCAAGATTTTGTGAGAGAAAATTACCTGCAGTATCAGCAAGTGCCCGACAGTGATCCTCCGCGCTATCAATTTCTATGGGGTCCACGAGCTCATGTAGAAACCACCAAGATGAAAGTCCTAGAGTTTTTAGCGAAGATCCACAATACTGTCCCCAGTGCCTTCCCAACCTGGTATAAAGAGGCTTTGAGAGATGAGGAAGAAAGAGCTCAAGTCAGACTTGCAGCAAGGGCTCACATTAGGGCTGTGGCCAATGCACGTTCCAAGGCCATATTTAGTAGATTCTCCCACCCCTAG
- the LOC100971349 gene encoding melanoma-associated antigen B10, which yields MPRGQKSKLRAREKRRQAREELEDLIDALAFLEEEEESPPSASACLKDVSQSSLDGASNNPHGLGEAQSTSTSATAASHTRHPEGVNDQMEERPRCTEDLEATDSFPRGPVDEKVIILVHYLLYKYQMKEPITKADMLRNVTQMSKSQFPVILSRASEHLELIFGLDLKQVEPNKHIYVLVNKLDLGCDAKLSDETGVPKTGLLMTVLGIIFTNGNCVAEEEVWKVFNTMGLYDGIEHFMFGEPRKLLTKDLVKENYLEYQQVPNSDPPRYQFLWGPRAHAETSKMKVLEFLAKVNNTAPSEFSDWYTEALQDEEERARARVAAKARISATAGARSKVKSSKSSQLQ from the coding sequence ATGCCTCGAGGTCAGAAGAGTAAACTCCGTGCCAGGGAAAAACGCCGTCAGGCCCGAGAAGAGCTGGAAGATTTGATAGATGCTCTGGCCTTtttagaagaggaggaagaatctCCCCCCTCTGCCTCTGCTTGTTTGAAGGATGTTTCCCAGAGTTCACTTGATGGGGCATCCAACAATCCCCATGGACTTGGGGAAGCCCAATCCACCAGCACATCTGCTACAGCTGCTTCGCACACAAGACATCCCGAAGGAGTCAACGACCAAATGGAAGAAAGGCCAAGATGCACAGAAGATCTAGAAGCCACTGATAGCTTTCCCAGAGGCCCTGTAGATGAGAAAGTAATTATCTTGGTGCATTACTTGCTGTACAAGTACCAAATGAAAGAGCCCATTACAAAGGCAGATATGCTGAGAAatgtaacccaaatgtccaagagCCAGTTCCCTGTAATCCTGAGCAGAGCTTCTGAGCACCTGGAGCTGATCTTTGGTCTTGACCTGAAGCAAGTGGAGCCTAATAAGCACATCTATGTCCTTGTCAACAAACTAGATCTAGGCTGTGATGCAAAGCTGAGTGATGAAACAGGCGTGCCCAAGACTGGCCTGCTGATGACTGTCCTGGGTATTATCTTCACAAATGGCAATTGTGTCGCTGAGGAGGAAGTCTGGAAAGTGTTTAACACGATGGGGTTATATGACGGAATTGAGCACTTCATGTTTGGGGAGCCCAGGAAGCTCCTTACCAAAGATTTGGTGAAAGAAAATTACCTGGAGTACCAGCAAGTGCCCAACAGTGATCCTCCACGCTATCAATTCCTATGGGGCCCAAGAGCCCATGCTGAAACCAGCAAGATGAAAGTTCTTGAGTTTTTGGCCAAGGTAAATAATACAGCTCCCAGTGAATTCTCAGACTGGTATACAGAGGCTTTACAAGATGAGGAAGAGAGAGCCAGAGCCAGAGTTGCAGCCAAGGCTCGCATTAGTGCCACGGCCGGTGCACGTTCCAAGGTTAAGTCCAGCAAGTCCTCCCAACTGCAGTAA